A window of the Hydrogenobacter hydrogenophilus genome harbors these coding sequences:
- a CDS encoding tetratricopeptide repeat protein encodes MKKALWFILLGLTACGPITKEELDQRFAKVDERLSKLEERQRRLEEQNIKTETRVDNLAESLTKLRLEVEKLKTGKDSTVSVRLPEESKKNIQIQQKPSESYQAEYDEAMNLYNQKQLSLAKEKFIEFIRKNPKTPLTDNAYFWLGAVFRDLGELDKAQAVWLTLVEKCKKGELPDCNKAPSAYLQLAKLYELKGDRQRADEFYENVIKDYPLSEEAEIAKRKLGK; translated from the coding sequence ATGAAAAAAGCACTTTGGTTTATCCTTTTAGGTCTCACAGCGTGTGGTCCCATTACAAAGGAGGAGTTAGATCAGAGGTTTGCAAAAGTTGACGAGCGACTAAGCAAGCTTGAGGAAAGGCAAAGGAGACTTGAAGAGCAGAATATAAAAACGGAAACCAGGGTGGATAATCTCGCGGAAAGTCTCACAAAGCTTAGGCTTGAGGTAGAAAAACTAAAAACGGGTAAGGACAGTACAGTTTCTGTAAGGCTTCCGGAGGAAAGTAAAAAGAATATACAAATACAGCAAAAACCTTCGGAAAGTTATCAAGCAGAGTATGACGAAGCTATGAACCTATATAACCAAAAACAGCTTAGTCTTGCAAAGGAAAAGTTTATAGAATTCATAAGGAAAAATCCCAAAACCCCACTCACGGACAATGCTTACTTCTGGCTTGGGGCCGTCTTTAGAGACCTTGGAGAACTTGATAAGGCACAAGCGGTTTGGCTTACCTTAGTAGAAAAGTGTAAAAAAGGTGAATTACCAGACTGCAACAAAGCACCATCTGCGTATCTTCAACTTGCCAAACTTTACGAGCTTAAAGGTGATAGGCAAAGGGCTGACGAGTTTTATGAGAATGTAATTAAGGACTACCCTCTTTCGGAAGAGGCGGAGATAGCTAAGAGAAAGCTTGGAAAATGA
- a CDS encoding histidine kinase gives MDIEDRDIERELLAQELLELSEAYKEEPIGVGNLTVYLGYAPGVGKTYAMLYDAHLLKKEGIDIVVGYAETHQRPETDALLEGLEVIEPKVVEYKGLKLKEVDYESILSRKPQIVIIDELPHTNPPGFPEEKRYQSIKKVLDAGIDVFTAMNIQHLESLKDIVLQITGVEVKETVPDPFVKSAKEIKLIDLPPRDLLKRLKEGKVYVKDMAQEAVNRFFRIGNLIALRTLALRVLAEQLDERLKEYLRQRGFSGPLGFKEKLLVGIYASPYATQLVRATYRLSSELGGVEWIALYVETDRAKNFTEEEKNWLNKAIELTKRLGGRVEVLKGNNVAKEIINYAKREGITKIILGKPRREGAFAGGIYKDLILQTEGIDVYLIAPRGKKDMLPREESQSFWKKLLKKLKVHETLYGVL, from the coding sequence ATGGACATAGAAGATAGGGACATAGAGAGAGAACTTCTGGCGCAGGAACTTTTGGAGCTAAGCGAGGCATACAAAGAAGAGCCTATCGGTGTAGGAAATCTCACCGTTTATCTGGGCTATGCGCCAGGTGTGGGTAAAACTTACGCCATGCTTTATGACGCACACCTTCTCAAAAAGGAAGGTATAGACATAGTGGTAGGCTACGCAGAGACCCACCAAAGACCAGAAACGGATGCCCTCTTAGAAGGCCTTGAGGTCATAGAGCCCAAGGTGGTGGAGTACAAGGGTCTCAAACTAAAAGAGGTAGACTACGAGAGTATACTGAGCAGAAAGCCACAGATAGTGATCATAGACGAGCTACCTCACACAAATCCCCCCGGCTTTCCTGAAGAGAAGAGGTACCAGAGCATAAAGAAGGTCTTAGACGCAGGCATAGATGTCTTTACCGCCATGAATATACAGCACTTAGAGAGTCTAAAGGACATAGTTTTGCAAATTACAGGTGTGGAAGTAAAGGAGACGGTCCCCGACCCCTTTGTGAAGAGTGCCAAAGAAATAAAGCTCATAGACTTACCCCCAAGGGACCTTCTCAAAAGGCTAAAAGAGGGTAAGGTTTATGTGAAGGACATGGCACAGGAGGCAGTCAACAGGTTTTTCAGGATAGGAAACCTGATAGCTTTGAGGACATTAGCCCTAAGGGTGCTTGCAGAACAGCTGGACGAAAGGCTCAAAGAGTACCTAAGACAGAGAGGCTTTTCGGGACCTCTTGGCTTTAAGGAGAAATTACTCGTAGGTATATACGCAAGCCCTTACGCCACACAGCTTGTGAGAGCAACCTATAGGCTCTCCTCTGAGCTTGGGGGTGTAGAGTGGATAGCCTTGTATGTAGAAACAGACAGAGCCAAAAACTTCACCGAAGAGGAGAAGAACTGGCTAAACAAAGCTATAGAACTCACCAAACGCTTAGGAGGTAGGGTAGAGGTTCTAAAAGGCAACAATGTGGCAAAGGAGATCATCAACTACGCCAAAAGGGAGGGTATCACCAAAATCATCTTGGGCAAGCCACGGAGGGAGGGTGCCTTTGCAGGCGGTATATACAAAGACCTCATCTTGCAGACAGAAGGTATAGATGTGTACCTAATAGCACCAAGGGGCAAAAAGGACATGCTACCAAGAGAAGAAAGCCAGAGCTTTTGGAAGAAGCTACTCAAAAAGTTAAAAGTCCACGAAACATTATACGGAGTGTTATAA
- the kdpC gene encoding potassium-transporting ATPase subunit KdpC — MRDLLKTTKLYILLLIITGLVYPLLITLVSQVVFREKAKGSIVYYKGQPVGSELIAQPFQSPYLFYSRPSATNYDTLSSGGSNLGPTNPELYKGVKERLENLKKQDIKEPIPSYLVFASASGLDPHLPPSAVYAQVERVSKNTGIPEEELRQMIQKHTEGRTFGFLGQERVNILMLNLELLEVIEKHGHRR, encoded by the coding sequence ATGAGAGATCTTCTAAAGACCACAAAGCTATACATACTACTCCTTATTATTACGGGCTTGGTGTATCCTCTCTTGATCACGCTCGTGTCTCAGGTAGTCTTCAGAGAAAAAGCCAAGGGAAGCATCGTGTACTACAAAGGACAGCCTGTAGGCTCAGAGTTAATAGCCCAACCCTTCCAGAGCCCATACCTTTTCTACAGCAGGCCATCTGCTACAAACTACGACACGCTTTCCAGCGGAGGCTCCAACTTGGGACCCACCAACCCTGAACTATACAAAGGGGTAAAAGAGAGGTTAGAAAACCTCAAAAAGCAAGACATAAAAGAACCCATCCCATCCTACTTGGTCTTTGCGTCCGCAAGCGGACTAGACCCTCATCTGCCTCCCTCCGCAGTCTACGCACAGGTGGAGCGCGTCTCCAAGAACACAGGCATACCGGAAGAAGAGCTACGCCAAATGATACAGAAGCACACAGAAGGGAGAACCTTTGGCTTTTTGGGACAGGAGAGGGTAAACATCCTTATGCTCAACTTGGAGCTTTTGGAGGTTATAGAAAAGCATGGACATAGAAGATAG
- the kdpB gene encoding potassium-transporting ATPase subunit KdpB produces MKNGAFGRDLLVKALYGSFKKLNPLDLWHNPVMFSVELGAIVLTVEFVLEALGYKKGVLWFTGWTTFWLWLTVLLSNFAESLSEIRGKARAESLKSYKTAVMAKKLREPLPDSPYDTVSSTDLRKGDLVLVEEGDIIPGDGEIVEGAALVNEAAVTGESAPVIREAGSDRNAVIGGTKVVAGRIVVKITANPGETFLDKMIGMIETAKRRKTPNERALEVLLVSLTAIFLVVVLNFRVLSEYLVRTTGRGEPASITILMALFVCLAPTTIAALLPAIGIAGMDRLFRRNVVALSGRAIEAAGDVNVLLLDKTGTITLGNRMASEFIPVGNHTFEECVHTAMIASIADETPEGKSIMELAKKTLGVRSDALPKNVKVIPFTPETKMSGVEVDGHSYRKGAFSAVKEYILRIGGTLPPELERVVGRIAMSGATPLVVVKDKEVVGVVALKDVLKEGIKARLAKLRNMGIKSIMITGDNPLTASAIAKEAGVDDFVAEAKPEDKLNLVRDLQKQGYIVAMTGDGTNDAPALAQADVAVAMNAGTQAAREAANLIDLDSDPSKLLDIVEVGKSMLITRGALTTFSIANDIAKYFVIVPSAVSPIFPHLDKLNILRLEDPYVAVLSAVIFNALIIPALTPLALKGAFYRAVAPDKLFVYNLLIYGVGGVIAPFVAIKLIYHLIEFFVG; encoded by the coding sequence ATGAAAAACGGTGCTTTTGGTAGGGATCTCCTTGTAAAGGCGCTCTATGGCTCCTTCAAGAAACTTAACCCCCTTGACCTCTGGCACAATCCTGTGATGTTCTCTGTGGAGTTAGGTGCCATAGTGCTCACTGTGGAGTTCGTGCTGGAGGCTTTGGGCTACAAAAAGGGCGTACTTTGGTTCACAGGATGGACTACCTTTTGGCTATGGCTCACTGTTTTGCTTTCTAACTTTGCGGAGAGCCTATCAGAGATAAGAGGCAAGGCGAGGGCAGAGTCCCTAAAGAGCTACAAAACCGCAGTGATGGCTAAAAAGCTCAGAGAGCCTTTGCCCGATAGCCCCTACGATACGGTGAGCTCTACGGACCTGAGGAAAGGAGACTTGGTGCTTGTGGAGGAGGGAGACATCATTCCAGGCGATGGTGAGATAGTAGAGGGTGCAGCGCTTGTGAACGAGGCGGCAGTCACGGGAGAGTCCGCACCTGTGATCAGGGAGGCGGGTTCGGACAGAAACGCAGTCATAGGAGGTACCAAGGTGGTAGCTGGTAGGATAGTGGTGAAGATAACAGCAAACCCCGGAGAGACCTTCCTAGACAAGATGATAGGCATGATAGAGACAGCAAAGCGTAGAAAGACACCCAACGAGAGAGCCCTTGAGGTCCTTCTTGTATCTCTCACCGCCATATTCTTGGTGGTGGTGCTAAACTTTAGGGTGCTTTCTGAGTACCTTGTAAGAACTACAGGTAGGGGTGAGCCCGCATCCATAACCATCCTTATGGCTCTTTTTGTGTGTCTTGCACCCACTACCATAGCAGCACTCTTGCCTGCCATAGGCATAGCGGGTATGGACAGGCTCTTTAGAAGAAATGTAGTAGCCCTTTCCGGAAGAGCCATAGAGGCAGCGGGAGATGTCAATGTGCTTCTGCTGGACAAAACAGGCACCATCACGCTGGGCAACAGGATGGCTTCCGAATTTATACCAGTGGGAAACCACACCTTTGAGGAATGCGTGCACACTGCCATGATAGCATCCATAGCGGACGAGACACCAGAGGGCAAGAGCATAATGGAGTTGGCAAAGAAGACCCTCGGTGTACGGTCAGACGCCCTGCCCAAGAATGTAAAGGTTATACCCTTCACCCCAGAGACCAAGATGAGCGGTGTAGAAGTAGACGGTCATAGCTACCGCAAAGGAGCTTTCAGCGCGGTAAAGGAGTATATCCTAAGGATAGGTGGCACGCTTCCCCCAGAGCTTGAGAGGGTGGTGGGTAGGATAGCCATGAGTGGTGCTACTCCGTTGGTGGTAGTCAAAGACAAAGAGGTGGTGGGAGTGGTGGCACTAAAGGATGTGCTAAAAGAGGGCATAAAGGCAAGGCTTGCCAAACTAAGGAACATGGGCATAAAGTCCATCATGATAACTGGTGACAATCCCCTGACCGCATCCGCAATAGCAAAGGAAGCAGGTGTGGACGACTTCGTGGCAGAGGCAAAACCCGAAGACAAGCTTAACCTCGTCAGGGACTTACAGAAACAAGGCTACATAGTGGCGATGACAGGTGATGGTACAAACGACGCACCAGCATTGGCGCAGGCAGATGTAGCGGTTGCTATGAACGCAGGCACTCAGGCGGCAAGAGAGGCTGCAAACCTCATAGACTTAGACTCAGACCCTTCTAAGCTCTTGGACATAGTGGAGGTAGGAAAGAGCATGCTCATAACGAGGGGTGCCCTTACCACCTTTTCCATAGCCAACGATATAGCCAAGTACTTTGTAATAGTGCCCTCCGCAGTCAGTCCCATCTTTCCACACTTAGACAAGCTCAATATCCTACGCTTAGAAGACCCGTATGTAGCAGTGCTTTCTGCGGTCATTTTCAACGCACTGATCATACCCGCTCTTACACCCCTTGCCCTAAAGGGAGCCTTCTACAGGGCGGTGGCACCTGACAAGCTCTTTGTGTATAACCTTCTCATCTACGGCGTGGGTGGTGTGATAGCACCCTTCGTAGCCATAAAGCTCATATACCACCTTATAGAGTTCTTTGTGGGGTAA
- the kdpA gene encoding potassium-transporting ATPase subunit KdpA: MQTLIPDVLTFVVFLVLLSLIRPLLGEYMARVFSAKLLPGEALICKVLGIDPQKEMNWKEYAFHLLSFNILGMVVLFLLLVFQGYLPLNPQGFGGFSWNLALNTAVSFTTNTNWQAYSGENTISYLSQMMGLAVQNFLSASTGIVVVLALLRGITRAETPYIGNFWVDITRATLYVLLPISVFGAIFLVSQGVIQNLDPYVKVKLLDPAFGGKEQIIPMGPVASQEVIKLLGTNGGGFFGANSAHPFENPTPLSNFFECLLMLMIPASLTYTFGKLTGRRRLGLVLYGVMLAIFVSALIFEYLYMSKPHPDFARMGIEGPYVEGQETRFGISGSALFGVVTDSAETGAVNGMFDSYLPLAGMIPLMLMALGVAFGGVGAGLYGMIAYMIISAFIAGLMVGRVPEFLQKKLYPRDMWASVIAALTSTFLILFLSSVALKTKAGTTSILNPGPHGITEVLYAYTSTANNNGSAFAGLNANTIFYNLSTAFAMFVGRYVPIVALLFLAGSFSHKKTVPQSPHNLREDSLVFAIWLIFVILLINVLGLFPALSMGPVLEHFLLYAGN; the protein is encoded by the coding sequence ATGCAAACACTCATTCCTGATGTTTTAACCTTTGTTGTCTTTTTGGTCCTCTTAAGCTTGATAAGACCCCTTTTAGGGGAGTATATGGCAAGGGTCTTTAGCGCTAAGCTTCTGCCAGGGGAGGCGCTTATCTGCAAAGTTTTGGGTATAGACCCACAAAAGGAGATGAACTGGAAGGAGTACGCTTTTCATTTGCTTTCCTTCAACATATTGGGTATGGTAGTGCTCTTTCTCTTACTTGTCTTTCAGGGATACTTACCTCTGAACCCTCAGGGCTTTGGGGGCTTTTCTTGGAACCTTGCGCTCAATACTGCGGTGAGTTTCACTACCAACACAAACTGGCAAGCTTACTCAGGTGAAAACACTATCTCTTACCTTTCCCAGATGATGGGCCTTGCGGTCCAAAACTTTCTTTCTGCATCCACGGGTATAGTGGTGGTCTTGGCACTTTTGAGGGGCATAACCAGAGCGGAAACTCCCTACATAGGCAACTTCTGGGTGGATATCACGAGAGCCACTCTGTATGTACTGCTTCCCATATCCGTGTTTGGTGCCATCTTTTTGGTGAGCCAAGGAGTGATACAGAACCTTGACCCATATGTAAAGGTAAAGCTCTTAGACCCAGCTTTTGGTGGCAAAGAGCAGATCATACCCATGGGTCCTGTGGCAAGTCAAGAGGTTATAAAGCTTTTGGGTACCAACGGAGGTGGTTTCTTTGGTGCTAACTCTGCCCATCCCTTTGAAAATCCTACGCCCCTTTCTAACTTCTTTGAGTGTCTTCTTATGCTGATGATACCTGCATCCCTGACCTATACCTTTGGAAAGCTCACAGGTAGGCGCAGGCTGGGTCTTGTGCTGTACGGGGTTATGCTGGCTATATTTGTGAGTGCTTTGATTTTTGAGTACCTTTACATGTCTAAACCTCATCCAGACTTTGCGCGTATGGGTATAGAGGGTCCTTATGTGGAGGGTCAGGAGACGCGCTTTGGGATATCTGGTAGTGCTCTCTTTGGCGTGGTCACGGACTCCGCAGAGACGGGCGCGGTCAATGGCATGTTTGACTCTTACCTACCTTTGGCAGGCATGATACCTCTAATGTTGATGGCTCTGGGTGTTGCCTTTGGGGGAGTAGGAGCGGGTCTGTACGGCATGATAGCCTATATGATAATATCCGCATTCATCGCAGGTTTGATGGTGGGCAGAGTGCCCGAGTTCCTGCAAAAAAAGCTCTACCCCAGAGATATGTGGGCATCCGTTATCGCAGCTCTGACATCTACCTTCTTGATCCTCTTCCTTTCCTCTGTTGCACTCAAAACCAAGGCAGGCACCACCTCTATACTCAACCCCGGACCTCACGGCATCACTGAAGTGCTCTATGCTTATACCTCTACTGCCAACAACAACGGAAGTGCCTTTGCGGGCTTGAATGCCAACACGATCTTTTATAACCTCTCAACTGCCTTTGCTATGTTTGTAGGTAGGTATGTGCCCATAGTTGCCCTTCTGTTCCTCGCAGGTAGCTTCTCTCATAAGAAGACGGTACCCCAAAGCCCCCACAACCTCAGAGAAGACAGTCTGGTTTTTGCCATCTGGCTCATATTTGTGATACTGCTCATAAATGTCCTTGGCCTGTTCCCGGCTCTTTCTATGGGTCCTGTGCTTGAGCACTTTCTGCTGTACGCAGGAAACTAA
- the ispH gene encoding 4-hydroxy-3-methylbut-2-enyl diphosphate reductase produces the protein MVEILIAPHAGFCFGVKRAIHMAEKASQLAKEGKRVFTMGPLIHNPQEVERLRKEGVELLKQEEDLKEGDTVIIRSHGIPPYKERKLRAIGLNIVDATCPYVKAVHEAVVQLSKEGYFVVLVGERNHPEVIGTLGYLQEVGGEGTVVEKREDLLSVLGKDKVGIVAQTTQDEQFFKEVVGEIALWAKEVKIINTICNATSERQEDVYKLAPEVDVMIIIGGKNSGNTRRLYQISKSLNPNTYHIETADEINREWFVGVKKVGITAGASTPDWIIKDVVDKIKLIINYHANTHS, from the coding sequence ATGGTTGAGATATTGATAGCACCCCATGCAGGATTTTGTTTTGGAGTAAAGAGAGCTATACACATGGCTGAAAAAGCCTCACAGCTTGCCAAAGAGGGTAAAAGGGTTTTCACCATGGGACCCCTCATACACAACCCACAGGAGGTAGAAAGACTAAGAAAAGAAGGAGTTGAACTTCTAAAACAGGAGGAGGACTTAAAAGAAGGAGATACAGTCATCATAAGGTCGCACGGCATACCACCTTACAAAGAAAGAAAGCTTAGAGCTATAGGTTTGAATATAGTTGATGCTACATGCCCTTATGTAAAGGCTGTACACGAAGCTGTGGTGCAACTCTCTAAGGAGGGATATTTTGTCGTCCTTGTGGGTGAGAGGAACCATCCCGAGGTCATAGGCACATTGGGCTACCTTCAAGAGGTCGGTGGGGAAGGCACAGTTGTTGAGAAGAGAGAGGACCTCCTTTCTGTTCTCGGTAAAGATAAAGTGGGTATTGTGGCGCAAACAACTCAAGACGAACAGTTTTTCAAAGAGGTGGTAGGTGAAATAGCTCTTTGGGCAAAAGAGGTGAAGATAATAAACACCATATGCAATGCCACCTCAGAGAGACAAGAAGATGTTTACAAGCTTGCACCTGAAGTTGATGTGATGATCATAATAGGGGGTAAAAACAGTGGGAACACCAGGAGGCTCTATCAGATATCTAAAAGCCTAAATCCAAACACATATCATATAGAAACTGCAGACGAGATAAATAGGGAGTGGTTCGTAGGTGTGAAAAAAGTTGGTATAACTGCAGGAGCTTCTACTCCAGATTGGATAATAAAGGATGTGGTGGATAAGATAAAACTTATAATTAATTATCATGCAAACACTCATTCCTGA
- the bcp gene encoding thioredoxin-dependent thiol peroxidase has translation MLKEGEKAPDFCLEGIDEEGKEGRFCLKDFLGKPLVLYFYPKDDTPGCTQEACDFRDNMSVLSSMGIKVIGISPDSLSSHKKFREKYGLNFTLLSDPNKEVAKLYFAYGKKKMYGKEMEGIIRSTFLIDKEGKIVKAWYNVKAKGHVESVLKDLKGLNL, from the coding sequence ATGTTGAAAGAAGGGGAAAAAGCACCAGATTTTTGTTTGGAAGGTATAGATGAAGAAGGAAAGGAAGGCAGGTTCTGCCTTAAGGACTTTTTGGGAAAGCCTCTTGTTCTGTACTTTTACCCAAAGGATGACACACCCGGCTGTACCCAAGAAGCTTGCGATTTTAGAGACAATATGTCTGTACTTAGCTCTATGGGTATAAAGGTTATAGGCATAAGCCCTGACAGTTTATCCTCTCATAAAAAATTCAGAGAAAAATACGGACTTAACTTTACTTTACTCAGCGACCCAAACAAAGAGGTGGCAAAACTTTATTTTGCATACGGTAAAAAGAAGATGTACGGAAAAGAAATGGAAGGCATTATAAGAAGCACCTTTTTAATAGACAAAGAGGGAAAGATAGTAAAAGCTTGGTACAATGTAAAAGCCAAAGGGCATGTGGAAAGTGTGTTAAAGGATCTAAAGGGATTAAATTTATAG
- the mqnE gene encoding aminofutalosine synthase MqnE: protein MQVSELLEYVSDKRLRSIGEKVLKGDRLSFDDAVYMFYSNELTFIGALAEYVNRKKNGMFAYFIVNRQINPTNVCVYQCSFCAFGVVKSDPRAYEMSLEEILKKVEETYAQGGREIHMVGGLPPHWKVEDYIKLVREIKKAFPKITVKAWTAVEIHHMSKISGRSYEDILKELLDAGLEVLPGGGAEIFSERVRKVIAPYKASAEEYLQVHKTAHKLGIPTNATMLYGHIETYEERVEHMLKLRELQDETGGFQVFIPLAYWPEGTKLGGKRTSSVDDLKTIAISRLFLDNFNHIKAYWITLGEKIAQIALNFGADDLDGTIEEEKIVHSAGTKSAYGHSKEKLIKLIRDAQKIPVERDTFYRPVSIYSS from the coding sequence ATGCAAGTATCCGAGCTTTTGGAGTATGTATCTGACAAGAGGTTAAGAAGCATAGGAGAAAAGGTATTAAAGGGTGATAGGCTTTCCTTTGATGATGCGGTTTACATGTTCTACTCTAATGAACTTACCTTTATAGGAGCGCTTGCGGAGTATGTGAATAGGAAAAAGAATGGTATGTTTGCTTACTTTATTGTAAACAGACAGATAAATCCAACAAATGTTTGTGTGTATCAGTGTAGTTTCTGTGCCTTTGGAGTGGTCAAATCTGATCCAAGAGCTTACGAGATGAGTCTTGAAGAAATACTCAAAAAAGTGGAAGAGACTTATGCTCAAGGTGGTAGAGAAATTCACATGGTTGGAGGATTGCCACCTCACTGGAAGGTAGAGGATTACATAAAGCTCGTGAGGGAGATAAAGAAGGCTTTTCCTAAAATAACTGTAAAGGCATGGACAGCGGTAGAGATACATCACATGTCAAAAATATCAGGAAGGTCCTATGAGGACATACTAAAAGAGCTTTTGGATGCAGGGCTTGAGGTGCTCCCGGGTGGTGGTGCGGAAATATTCTCTGAGAGAGTCAGAAAAGTAATAGCACCTTATAAAGCCAGCGCGGAAGAGTACCTTCAGGTTCATAAAACAGCTCACAAGCTTGGCATTCCTACAAATGCAACTATGCTCTACGGTCATATAGAAACTTATGAAGAGAGAGTGGAGCACATGCTAAAACTTAGGGAACTTCAGGACGAAACTGGAGGTTTTCAAGTTTTCATACCTTTAGCTTACTGGCCAGAAGGTACCAAGTTAGGTGGAAAAAGGACATCTTCCGTTGATGACTTAAAGACAATAGCTATATCAAGGCTCTTCCTTGACAACTTTAATCACATAAAAGCCTACTGGATCACCTTAGGAGAAAAGATAGCACAAATAGCTCTAAACTTTGGAGCTGATGACTTGGATGGCACCATAGAAGAAGAAAAGATAGTACACTCTGCGGGTACCAAATCCGCCTACGGACATTCAAAGGAAAAGCTCATAAAACTAATAAGAGACGCACAAAAAATACCCGTTGAGAGGGACACCTTTTACAGACCTGTAAGCATATACAGTAGTTAA
- a CDS encoding glycosyltransferase family 4 protein, which yields MRTAIVHDWLLSYGGAELVLEEIYKLYPSPIYTLLYNSSKFSKSVLSSAEVYTSFIQNLPFSKKFYRYYLPLFPLAVEQFDLSEYDLIISSSHAVAKGILRHSGQVHICYCHTPMRYAWDLYHQYMLHLGIGKLLAGFFLHYIRLWDYVSAQRVDHFIANSIFVAKRIEKLYGRQAEVIYPPVDTEFFLQTERCASENYYITVSRLVPYKKVDIIIGAFSLLKDKKLLVVGDGPDYERLKKLAGRNVEFLGHVSREQLRDYLSKAKAFIYMAQEDFGIAMVEAQACGVPVIAYGKGGASEIVVDGKTGILFWDQNKDALVQAINKFEKLADKFSSEDIRQNAERFSKSIFRAKFKAFVEKVF from the coding sequence ATGAGGACTGCTATAGTACACGATTGGCTTTTGTCTTACGGTGGTGCTGAGTTAGTGCTTGAAGAGATATATAAGCTTTACCCATCGCCCATATATACGCTTCTTTATAATAGTTCCAAATTTTCTAAGAGCGTTTTGAGCTCTGCAGAAGTTTATACCTCCTTTATTCAAAATCTTCCCTTTTCAAAAAAGTTCTATCGTTATTACCTGCCTCTGTTTCCTTTAGCGGTGGAGCAATTTGATCTTTCTGAGTATGACCTAATAATATCCTCTTCCCACGCTGTAGCCAAAGGTATTCTGAGACACTCAGGACAGGTTCACATATGCTACTGTCATACACCTATGAGATATGCGTGGGATCTTTATCATCAGTACATGCTCCATTTGGGTATAGGAAAACTTTTAGCGGGATTTTTTCTACACTATATAAGACTTTGGGATTATGTGAGTGCCCAAAGGGTGGACCATTTTATAGCAAACTCTATTTTTGTTGCAAAGCGTATAGAAAAGTTGTACGGTAGGCAGGCAGAGGTTATATATCCTCCTGTGGATACAGAATTTTTCCTTCAGACTGAAAGATGTGCAAGTGAAAATTACTACATAACCGTCTCAAGGCTTGTACCCTACAAGAAGGTGGACATCATTATCGGTGCTTTTTCATTGTTGAAAGACAAAAAGCTACTTGTTGTGGGAGATGGTCCAGATTACGAAAGACTGAAAAAACTTGCAGGAAGAAATGTGGAGTTTCTTGGACATGTGAGCCGTGAGCAGTTAAGGGATTATCTTTCAAAGGCAAAAGCCTTCATTTACATGGCTCAAGAGGACTTTGGTATAGCTATGGTAGAAGCTCAAGCTTGTGGTGTACCAGTTATAGCATACGGAAAAGGTGGTGCCAGTGAAATAGTTGTAGATGGAAAGACAGGTATACTCTTTTGGGATCAGAATAAAGACGCTCTTGTTCAAGCTATAAATAAGTTTGAAAAGTTAGCAGATAAGTTTTCCTCGGAAGATATAAGGCAGAACGCAGAAAGGTTCAGCAAGTCTATATTCAGGGCGAAATTCAAGGCTTTTGTTGAAAAGGTCTTTTAA